AATGAAGAGCAACGCATTCGAGTCACCCAGGTTGaaattttcaattttcacGGCCTTTAGCTGACCCCTAACCAGATAGAGCGACTGCGCGTGGATTGCTGTTCGGAAGATTGCTGCGATCCCGTTGGCTGTTGCTGTCTCGCAAAACTTGCGGTACTCTTCTGCATCCAGGGTGGTTTCCTCGGCGATGTGCTGGATCagatctttctcttctctagaAGTCGTGAGGCTATGATACGAATGGTATATGCGGGATGATTCAATGAAGTCAACCTGTAGAGAATGCTGGCGTGCCAACTCTTGGATCACTTTCTTAAACACGACAGTCAGCTCCCGGCCAGTACCATGACCAATGGCAATCCCCAGTCGTAGGTTCTTGAGCGTCATTTTGCTAGTATATAATTGGGTAAACCTCAGTCTGTATCGTAGATTGGTGAGGGACGATTAGCCTTTATGTATCGATGATCAAAGCTTGTTTCCCCCTTTGGCCGAAAGATCATTCCGATCTGGAATGCGTTAACACTCTCCCCTGTTTCCTACTCGAGAATGAGGCCTCTTGAGGGTGTGAACCAATTGGAACTCCACCGGACGGTGCATGCTGCAGGAATGCTTAGTGTTCGACATCTTTAAGAAGTGGGGAGATATCCATACAATTTTCATACGGCTATGACCTGCCTTAAAATTTCTTTATTGGGGTCAAGAAAGTTTTCCCTCCAATCTTAGTGAAAGGTCGGTTAATTATACAGCTGGTAAATTGCCAAATCATGATTAACTCCAGCCGAAGAATGCGCCTTAAGCTCGGGGCTAATGCACAGGACACATCACTCGGCAACATCATGGAGGGGTTACGCTAAAATATGAAATCCGATGAAATAAGATTTGTACGATGGGTCGAGATCATCAGATTTGTCTACCCGTTTCCACATGCTTGGAACCGAGCGTTCCCCAAGGTAATCTTGCAGTAGAGCATCTATCTCCATGTCAAGACCCAACATAGATCAAATGGATCATGTCGTGAACTCGGGGTTCAACCTCGGAAACGAGCTGGACTACATGCTTGATCGAAGCTATACCGCCGCATCGCGATTGAACTACCAATTCTACCTCTGGAAAGATGCCCTACAATTCAACCtgcatccatccatcctGCTGCCCCAGGATACTTCTACTCCATTGTGGATCGCCGACCTCGCCACAGGTACTGCTGTCTGGCTCTTGGACCTCCTCAGAGACCCAGCAATAGCCCACTACCCATCTCTTCAGCTCCATGGCTTCGACATTGATCTGACAAATGCACCTCTCCCGGAATGGCTACCGCCACCCATCACCCTGCGTCAGTTAGACGTCTTTGAAGATGTCCCCAGGGACCTCCTGGGCAGATATGACGTCGTCCACCTGCGTCTGCTTGTCCTGGTTGTACAGAACAGCGACCCCCTCCCGGTCATCCACCGGGTGCACCAGATGCTCAAGCCGGGCGGCTACATCCAATGGGACGACCTGAACTACCCTGATAGCGAGGTATTCAAAAGCCAAGCCATGAGTGACGTGCCGACCCCGGCGCATGACGCCTTCCTGCGCTTTGCGCAGTCGAGCGGTCGCAATGACTGGGTTCTTGATCTCCCATATCATTTAATGGAACGCCACGGCGGGTTCGAAAATGCGCAATTACGCAATTATACGGACCGTCTGGAAATGCGAAAGGCAAATGGGGATCAGTATATTCTCGTGATGGAGGAGTTTTCAGCTCGGCTGAAGCGTGCGAAGAAATCAGAGGAAGCTGCTAATATTGATTTGATGATTCGAGGGTTGGCGGAGGAATCGAGACTCGGGGTTGGGTTGTCGATGCCCAGGGCTGTTTGTGTGGCTCGCAAGGTCGGATGATTAATGTGGATGGAAATGAGCAATATTAGGCGATGCTACATAACTGGCCAGCAGGCTATACCTAAATTATGCATCTGCAATGCGAGGTTTGACGTGGGTTATGCAGAGTATATTGTATATGCAAACCTTAAGGTAGGTCAGCACA
This window of the Aspergillus flavus chromosome 8, complete sequence genome carries:
- a CDS encoding UMTA methyltransferase family protein, with translation MSRPNIDQMDHVVNSGFNLGNELDYMLDRSYTAASRLNYQFYLWKDALQFNLHPSILLPQDTSTPLWIADLATGTAVWLLDLLRDPAIAHYPSLQLHGFDIDLTNAPLPEWLPPPITLRQLDVFEDVPRDLLGRYDVVHLRLLVLVVQNSDPLPVIHRVHQMLKPGGYIQWDDLNYPDSEVFKSQAMSDVPTPAHDAFLRFAQSSGRNDWVLDLPYHLMERHGGFENAQLRNYTDRLEMRKANGDQYILVMEEFSARLKRAKKSEEAANIDLMIRGLAEESRLGVGLSMPRAVCVARKVG